One Dreissena polymorpha isolate Duluth1 chromosome 9, UMN_Dpol_1.0, whole genome shotgun sequence genomic window carries:
- the LOC127846391 gene encoding uncharacterized protein LOC127846391: protein MKVLIIVILVAMAIMPSVVDGQYSCLNLTDCQCGNVCVNELDKSCEGPRDSCRCKPGCLVFDLFIKPGEGRRVYGNTCRCPLSPQASNGVSACTRAAWRGQPAGIPTYPTSC, encoded by the exons ATGAAGGTGCTCATAATAGTTATTTTGGTAGCCATGGCTATTATGCCTTCGGTGGTGGACGGACAATACTCTTGCTTGAACTTAAC AGATTGTCAGTGTGGGAATGTGTGCGTTAATGAACTAGACAAGAGCTGCGAGGGACCCAGAGACTCGTGCAGGTGCAAACCTG GTTGTTTGGTGTTCGACCTGTTCATCAAACCTGGCGAAGGAAGACGCGTGTATGGCAACACTTGTCGCTGTCCTCTCAGCCCCCAGGCATCCAATGGGGTGTCAGCT TGTACCAGGGCTGCATGGAGGGGCCAACCAGCTGGAATCCCTACCTATCCCACCTCATGTTGA